The following coding sequences lie in one Nonomuraea muscovyensis genomic window:
- the ppk2 gene encoding polyphosphate kinase 2: MDTVGDEAAKAAGDGILAVGVREETTAASAAILDDLPHLRVIDDDDDDPVLVGRDGRAVDTWREHYPYRSRMDRGEYEHVKRLLQIELIKLQYWIKDTGVRLVVLFEGRDAAGKGGTIKRFREHLNPRGAAVVALDKPSERESTQWYFQRYIAHLPAAGEMVFFDRSWYNRAGVERVMEFCTAPEYLQFLRQAPLFEQMLVEDGIRLVKFYFSVSRGEQLTRFIIRSVDPVRRWKLSPMDLASRQKWDEYTEAKEDMFLHTDTDHAPWTVIKSNDKKRARIEAIRHVLSLFDYDGKDHEVVGVPDPLIIHPAADILDEDRASSSSSRPPAR, from the coding sequence GTGGACACAGTGGGTGACGAGGCGGCCAAGGCCGCAGGCGACGGGATTCTGGCCGTCGGTGTGCGTGAGGAGACGACGGCGGCCTCGGCCGCGATCCTCGACGACCTTCCTCACCTGCGGGTGATCGACGACGATGACGACGACCCGGTCCTGGTCGGCCGCGACGGCCGGGCGGTCGATACCTGGCGGGAGCACTACCCCTATCGCAGCCGCATGGATCGCGGCGAGTACGAGCACGTCAAGCGGTTGCTGCAGATCGAGCTGATCAAGCTGCAATACTGGATCAAGGACACCGGAGTGCGGCTCGTCGTCCTGTTCGAGGGGCGCGACGCCGCCGGCAAGGGCGGGACGATCAAACGCTTCCGGGAGCATCTCAACCCCCGCGGGGCAGCCGTGGTCGCCCTGGACAAGCCCAGCGAACGCGAGAGCACCCAGTGGTACTTCCAGCGCTACATCGCCCACCTGCCCGCGGCCGGGGAGATGGTCTTCTTCGACCGCTCCTGGTACAACCGCGCGGGGGTCGAGCGGGTGATGGAGTTCTGCACCGCACCTGAATACCTGCAGTTCCTCCGGCAGGCGCCGCTGTTCGAGCAGATGCTCGTCGAGGACGGCATCCGCCTGGTCAAGTTCTACTTCTCGGTGTCGCGCGGTGAGCAGCTGACCCGCTTCATCATCCGCTCCGTCGACCCGGTCCGGCGCTGGAAGCTGTCCCCGATGGATCTGGCCTCCCGCCAGAAGTGGGACGAGTACACCGAGGCCAAGGAGGACATGTTCCTGCACACCGACACCGACCACGCGCCCTGGACGGTCATCAAGAGCAACGACAAGAAGCGCGCCCGCATCGAAGCGATCCGTCACGTCCTGAGCCTGTTCGACTACGACGGCAAGGACCATGAGGTGGTCGGCGTCCCCGATCCGCTCATCATCCATCCGGCCGCCGACATCCTGGACGAAGACCGCGCCTCCTCCTCCAGCTCCAGACCGCCCGCCCGCTGA
- a CDS encoding MarR family winged helix-turn-helix transcriptional regulator has translation MTAPSDPAELDFLSFVDYAVNRAGRELPEVDPVAMRLVLTLHRVTNALVYDLESSVHRPRGLTWPGFRVLFVLWHVGAAEAKRVAELSGMSRAAVSALINTLERDGLVSRRQAEHDRRAVQLSLTPAGREAVRSAFLAHNERERAWVSPLTETESATLIGLLDKLMASGRTAKRRL, from the coding sequence ATGACCGCTCCATCCGACCCGGCAGAGCTGGACTTCCTGTCATTCGTCGACTACGCGGTCAACCGCGCCGGCCGCGAGCTTCCCGAGGTGGACCCGGTCGCCATGCGCCTGGTGCTGACCCTGCACCGGGTGACGAACGCCCTCGTCTACGACCTCGAGTCGTCGGTACACCGGCCCCGCGGCCTCACCTGGCCCGGCTTCCGGGTGCTGTTCGTCCTCTGGCACGTCGGCGCGGCGGAGGCCAAGCGCGTGGCCGAGCTGTCCGGCATGAGCCGGGCAGCCGTCTCCGCACTGATCAACACTCTCGAACGGGACGGGCTGGTGTCACGCAGGCAGGCCGAACACGACCGGCGCGCCGTTCAGCTGAGTCTGACCCCCGCCGGCCGCGAAGCCGTCCGCAGCGCCTTCCTGGCCCACAACGAACGAGAGCGAGCCTGGGTCTCTCCCCTGACCGAGACCGAAAGCGCCACCCTGATCGGTCTTCTCGACAAGCTCATGGCCAGTGGCCGCACCGCCAAGCGCAGGCTTTGA
- a CDS encoding MBL fold metallo-hydrolase: MAQKAFASSADLDAKQQTLEVLADGVYTLTAEGDPNVGAVEGEDFLVCFEALATPVAAREWLDRLREHTDKPVKFLVLSHYHAVRVLGASAFDAQVIVAHDNTRALIAERGLQDWQSEYGRMPRLFKEPDSIPGLTWPDATFSDRFAIDLGGGRGELVLQYCGRGHTDGDVVAWLPEQKILFAGDLVESRAALYTGDAFHREWSTSTLDRVAAFGAETLVGGRGAVARGQDAVAAAIGQTRHFLQVMLREVGAVHERGGTLKEAFEAARAALVGRYGGWPIFEHCLPFDVARLWDELSGIERPVIWTAQRDREVWARLQA, encoded by the coding sequence GTGGCGCAGAAGGCGTTCGCCTCATCCGCGGACCTCGACGCCAAGCAGCAGACGCTGGAAGTGCTCGCCGACGGCGTGTACACGCTGACCGCCGAGGGCGATCCCAACGTGGGGGCGGTCGAGGGCGAGGACTTCCTCGTCTGCTTCGAGGCCCTCGCCACCCCCGTCGCGGCCCGCGAGTGGCTGGACAGATTGCGCGAGCACACCGACAAGCCGGTCAAGTTCCTCGTGCTGTCCCACTACCACGCGGTCCGCGTGCTCGGCGCGAGCGCGTTCGACGCTCAGGTGATCGTCGCGCACGACAACACCCGCGCGCTGATCGCCGAAAGGGGGCTGCAGGACTGGCAGTCCGAGTACGGGCGGATGCCGCGCCTGTTCAAGGAACCCGACTCGATCCCGGGGCTCACCTGGCCGGACGCCACGTTCTCCGACCGGTTCGCCATCGACCTGGGCGGGGGCCGCGGTGAGCTGGTGCTCCAGTACTGCGGCCGCGGCCACACCGACGGCGACGTGGTGGCCTGGCTGCCCGAGCAGAAGATCCTGTTCGCGGGTGACCTCGTCGAGTCGCGGGCCGCGCTCTACACGGGCGACGCCTTCCACCGCGAATGGTCCACGAGCACGTTGGACCGCGTCGCCGCGTTCGGTGCCGAGACCCTGGTGGGCGGCCGGGGCGCGGTGGCGCGCGGGCAGGACGCCGTGGCGGCGGCGATCGGCCAGACTCGTCACTTCCTGCAGGTGATGCTGCGCGAGGTCGGCGCGGTGCACGAGCGTGGCGGCACGCTCAAGGAGGCGTTCGAGGCCGCACGGGCCGCTCTCGTCGGCCGGTACGGCGGCTGGCCGATCTTCGAGCACTGCCTGCCCTTCGACGTCGCCCGCCTGTGGGACGAACTCTCCGGCATCGAACGGCCCGTGATCTGGACGGCCCAGCGCGACCGCGAGGTCTGGGCTCGGCTGCAGGCCTGA